From Sulfolobales archaeon, one genomic window encodes:
- a CDS encoding amidase — protein sequence MERSLGARRENERINAVVTWNEKALDDARDAEKRGLDVFPIGVKDNIMTKGIRTTLGSRVFADYIPGEDAECVKRLKRGGGVVIGKTNTHELASGITTTSSIFGPTRNPHDLSRIAGGSSGGSAAAVAAGIVPVALGSDTAGSVRIPASLCGVYGFKPSYGSIPSKGLYPLAPSLDHVGILASNIEWIKRVYTIIARKRFLKRRQKPVDPDKAVLGIPIGLFKASEDVEKSFYNYISRYKYVEVKLPRALEKLYRVFPVIRYSEATRTFIGIKDRWGELFPDVRRLLERGLEYRAIEYIEALDAKEEITAEFDKAMRSVDFLVTPTTPIPAPKIEEVLGREDGEIRTIMTYNVIYASLVGAPAISLPLLKSEGLPVGIQIIGRRGGDLELLELASRII from the coding sequence GTGGAGAGATCCCTTGGTGCTAGGCGTGAGAATGAGAGGATTAATGCTGTGGTTACGTGGAATGAGAAGGCTCTAGATGATGCTAGGGATGCTGAGAAAAGGGGGTTAGATGTGTTCCCCATAGGTGTTAAGGATAATATAATGACCAAGGGTATCAGGACTACCCTTGGATCTAGAGTATTTGCTGATTATATCCCGGGGGAGGATGCTGAGTGTGTTAAGAGGCTTAAGAGAGGGGGTGGCGTTGTTATAGGTAAGACCAATACGCATGAGCTGGCATCTGGGATAACAACTACCTCATCTATCTTCGGCCCTACCAGAAATCCGCATGATCTCTCGAGAATTGCTGGTGGGAGTAGCGGGGGTTCTGCTGCGGCTGTCGCAGCCGGTATAGTCCCCGTTGCTCTTGGAAGCGATACAGCGGGATCTGTTAGGATCCCTGCATCGCTATGCGGGGTATATGGCTTTAAGCCCAGCTATGGCTCTATCCCAAGCAAGGGGTTATATCCATTAGCACCAAGCCTAGATCATGTGGGGATTCTAGCATCAAATATTGAGTGGATAAAGAGGGTATATACCATTATAGCTAGGAAGAGGTTTCTAAAGAGAAGACAAAAGCCTGTGGATCCCGATAAAGCTGTTTTAGGCATACCAATAGGGCTTTTCAAGGCATCGGAGGATGTTGAAAAGAGCTTCTACAACTATATATCTAGATATAAATATGTGGAGGTGAAGCTTCCAAGGGCTCTTGAGAAGCTCTACAGAGTATTCCCTGTGATAAGGTATAGCGAGGCAACCAGGACATTCATAGGCATCAAGGATCGCTGGGGAGAGCTATTCCCAGATGTTAGAAGACTGTTGGAAAGGGGGCTTGAATATAGAGCTATAGAATATATAGAGGCTCTAGACGCTAAAGAGGAGATCACAGCCGAGTTTGACAAGGCGATGAGGAGCGTTGACTTCCTAGTAACACCTACAACACCGATCCCAGCACCGAAGATAGAGGAGGTTCTTGGGAGAGAGGATGGTGAGATAAGAACTATAATGACCTATAATGTTATCTATGCATCCCTAGTTGGTGCCCCAGCAATATCCCTACCCCTTCTAAAATCCGAGGGACTCCCAGTAGGGATCCAGATTATTGGGAGAAGGGGTGGGGATCTAGAGCTTTTAGAGCTAGCCTCACGCATTATATAA